One stretch of Toxoplasma gondii ME49 chromosome XI, whole genome shotgun sequence DNA includes these proteins:
- a CDS encoding elongation factor P, putative (encoded by transcript TGME49_309010), which produces MAAAPVSSIFPVSRLPQTRQVLSGMLPLPGKRSSLPSPLSPLSPLSLASSFPLGRLRRDTSGGNACRPAEGPLHVRPESIGCFARKTPCPTFPHSQQARLFATVGVGDIRQGHIVVIDGKTVEVTEWRQIKSGRGAASIGISYIDLATFKAGEANFSVNKKLEAIQPEKKTFQVMYVDEENDAVVLADENFDEAEFPLKLFGGSSVIPFLKPELKVVASLHDGLPIKISLPPAVVQQLKSKK; this is translated from the exons ATGGCGGCCGCTCCAGTCTCCAGTatctttcctgtctcgcgtcttccGCAGACGCGCCAGGTTCTCTCTGGGATGCTTCCTCTCCCAGGAAAACGTTCGTCgctcccctctcctctctctcctctctctcctctctctctcgcttcttcgtttccgctCGGTCGACTGAGGAGAGATACCTCCGGAggcaatgcatgcagacctgCGGAGGGTCCTCTCCACGTCCGTCCAGAGTCGATTGGTTGCTTTGCAAGAAAGACGCCTTGCCCTACCTTTCCTCACTCTCAGCAGGCGAGGCTTTTTGCGACTGTCGGAGTCGGCGACATTCGTCAAGGACATATAGTCGTCATCGATG gaaaaacCGTGGAAGTCACCGAGTGGCGGCAAATCAAGTCCGGCCGCGGCGCAGCGTCTATTGgg atTTCGTACATCGACCTCGCGACCTTCAAGGCAGGCGAAGCGAACTTTTCTGTGAACAAAAAGCTGGAAG CGATTcagccggagaagaagactttCCAAGTCATGTATGTtgacgaagagaacgacgcgGTCGTCTTGGCAGATGAGAATTTCGACGAG GCGGAGTTTCCCCTCAAGCTCTTTGGAGGCTCGTCGGTGATTCCGTTCCTAAAAC cGGAATTGAAAGTTGTTGCTTCGCTCCACGACGGATTGCCAATAAAAATTTCTCTCCCGCCTGCCGTTGTCCAGCAACTGAA GTCAAAGAAATGA